One Actinosynnema pretiosum DNA segment encodes these proteins:
- a CDS encoding SDR family oxidoreductase: MSSGDRPLAVVTGASTGIGAATARELAGRGFHVLAGVRRERDGDALRGSGVEPVLLDITRPEQVAALVDRIGGRGLRALVNNAAVSVNAPVEALPLDAWRDLFEVNLFGHVAVTQAVLPALLRDGVGGGPGGRIVNISSVGGRVAMATYGPYAGTKFALEAVSDALRRELAPHGVRVVVVEPGGVRTRMGDRGIATTRRRASDMSDELRGRYGPLVDAVTAHTAAHLERGISSERAASVVAKAVTARNPRTRYAAGLDAAVLTRLARVLPDRLLDRVAAASLRPYFPAVTGARVPS; this comes from the coding sequence ATGTCGTCCGGTGATCGCCCGCTCGCCGTCGTGACGGGCGCGTCCACCGGGATCGGCGCCGCCACCGCCCGCGAGCTGGCCGGGCGGGGGTTCCACGTGCTCGCCGGGGTCCGCCGCGAGCGGGACGGCGACGCGCTGCGCGGGTCCGGCGTCGAACCGGTGCTGCTCGACATCACCCGGCCGGAGCAGGTCGCCGCGCTCGTCGACCGGATCGGCGGGCGCGGGCTGCGGGCGCTGGTCAACAACGCCGCCGTGTCCGTCAACGCGCCCGTGGAGGCGCTGCCGCTCGACGCGTGGCGGGACCTGTTCGAGGTCAACCTGTTCGGCCACGTCGCCGTCACCCAGGCGGTGCTGCCCGCGTTGCTGCGCGACGGCGTCGGCGGTGGTCCCGGCGGCCGGATCGTCAACATCAGCTCGGTCGGCGGCCGGGTCGCCATGGCCACCTACGGGCCGTACGCGGGGACCAAGTTCGCGCTGGAGGCCGTCAGCGACGCCCTCCGCCGCGAGCTCGCGCCGCACGGGGTGCGGGTGGTGGTCGTGGAGCCCGGCGGGGTGCGCACCCGGATGGGCGACCGGGGGATCGCCACCACCCGGCGCCGGGCCTCGGACATGTCCGACGAGCTGCGCGGCCGGTACGGACCGCTGGTCGACGCGGTCACCGCGCACACCGCCGCGCACCTCGAACGGGGGATCTCGTCCGAGCGGGCGGCCTCGGTGGTGGCCAAGGCGGTCACGGCGCGCAACCCCCGCACCCGGTACGCCGCCGGGCTCGACGCGGCCGTGCTGACCAGGTTGGCGCGGGTGCTGCCGGACCGGCTCCTCGACCGGGTGGCCGCCGCCAGCCTGCGGCCCTACTTCCCCGCCGTCACCGGGGCGCGGGTTCCGTCGTGA
- a CDS encoding TetR/AcrR family transcriptional regulator produces MVTRAESAAATRRALLDAAAGLLAEGGPEAVTLREVGARAGVTRGAPYRHFPDKDSLLSTIAAEALDRLAAKAGAVRAGGEGTPATRLTGALGVLMSTGRNHPHLYRLMFAHPSGDRAAIEAATGAAARAEAEFLAAVADLVGPAKAPRFAGLLLTSAHGITTMEANGDPSEAKWGATAEELVATLVAMVERQAREG; encoded by the coding sequence ATGGTCACCCGAGCCGAATCGGCGGCTGCGACACGACGCGCCCTGCTGGACGCGGCGGCGGGCCTGCTGGCCGAGGGCGGCCCGGAGGCGGTCACCCTGCGCGAGGTGGGCGCCAGAGCGGGCGTCACCCGAGGGGCGCCCTACCGCCACTTCCCGGACAAGGACAGCCTGCTGTCCACGATCGCCGCCGAGGCCCTGGACCGCCTGGCCGCCAAGGCGGGCGCGGTGCGCGCGGGCGGCGAGGGCACCCCCGCGACCAGGCTAACCGGCGCGCTGGGCGTCCTGATGTCCACGGGCCGCAACCACCCGCACCTCTACCGGCTGATGTTCGCCCATCCATCAGGTGACCGAGCCGCGATCGAGGCGGCCACGGGCGCGGCGGCCCGCGCGGAGGCGGAGTTCCTGGCCGCCGTCGCCGACCTGGTCGGCCCGGCCAAGGCCCCCCGCTTCGCGGGATTGCTGCTGACCAGCGCGCACGGCATCACCACCATGGAGGCCAACGGCGACCCGTCCGAGGCCAAGTGGGGCGCGACGGCCGAGGAACTGGTCGCGACCCTGGTGGCCATGGTCGAGCGCCAGGCGCGGGAGGGGTGA
- a CDS encoding dienelactone hydrolase family protein — MQFTSEQRLDGGVLERPFALDGVPGVLWTAENASGAAPLILLGHPGGLAGMRPRLLERARRCVASGFAAATLELPGAGDRPRLPDVDQARADLRRALEAGEAVGGDVVDRLVLPLVERAVPEWRGLLDGLLALPGIGGPVGYSGGVISIGVRLAAVEPRIVASVLFAGSYVPRSTTEEARRVSIPLLVLLQWDDRWNDRGMALDLFDAFGSAEKTLHANTGGHTGVPAFEGDDADRFFRRHLA; from the coding sequence ATCCAGTTCACTTCCGAGCAGCGCCTCGACGGCGGAGTGCTCGAACGCCCCTTCGCGCTCGACGGCGTTCCCGGCGTCCTGTGGACGGCCGAGAACGCCTCGGGCGCCGCCCCGCTGATCCTGCTCGGCCACCCCGGTGGGCTCGCCGGGATGCGGCCCCGGCTGCTGGAGCGAGCCCGGCGGTGCGTCGCGTCCGGCTTCGCCGCGGCGACCCTCGAACTGCCCGGCGCGGGCGACCGGCCCCGGCTGCCCGACGTCGACCAGGCCCGCGCCGACCTGCGGCGGGCCCTGGAGGCGGGGGAGGCGGTGGGGGGCGACGTCGTCGACCGGCTCGTCCTGCCGCTGGTCGAGCGGGCGGTTCCCGAGTGGCGGGGGCTCCTGGACGGGCTGCTCGCGCTGCCGGGGATCGGCGGACCGGTCGGGTACTCCGGTGGGGTGATCTCGATCGGGGTGCGGTTGGCGGCCGTCGAGCCCCGGATCGTGGCCTCGGTGCTGTTCGCGGGCAGCTACGTGCCCCGGAGCACCACCGAGGAGGCCCGGCGGGTGTCGATCCCGCTGCTCGTCCTGCTCCAGTGGGACGACCGGTGGAACGACCGGGGGATGGCGCTCGACCTGTTCGACGCGTTCGGGTCCGCCGAGAAGACGTTGCACGCCAACACGGGCGGGCACACCGGCGTCCCGGCGTTCGAGGGGGACGACGCCGACCGGTTCTTCCGGCGGCACCTGGCGTGA
- a CDS encoding lytic polysaccharide monooxygenase auxiliary activity family 9 protein: MQLRRRIAALATGALVAPLAVVALPSAQAFAHGYISSPPSRQAQCAQNTVSCGDIKWEPQSVEGPKGLRSCNGGVSRFAELNDNNKGWRATSTGRTVTFNWTFTARHRTSNYEYYVNGSRVAVVDGGNQIPGAVVTHSVTLPSSGRQTVLAIWNIGDTTNAFYSCVDVTAG, translated from the coding sequence ATGCAACTCCGCCGAAGGATCGCGGCACTGGCCACCGGGGCGCTCGTCGCGCCGCTGGCCGTCGTGGCGCTGCCGAGCGCCCAGGCGTTCGCGCACGGCTACATCTCGTCCCCTCCGAGCAGGCAGGCGCAGTGCGCCCAGAACACGGTGTCCTGCGGCGACATCAAGTGGGAGCCGCAGAGCGTGGAAGGGCCCAAGGGCCTGCGCAGCTGCAACGGCGGGGTCTCGCGCTTCGCCGAGCTGAACGACAACAACAAGGGGTGGAGGGCCACCTCCACCGGCCGGACGGTGACGTTCAACTGGACCTTCACCGCCCGCCACCGCACCTCCAACTACGAGTACTACGTCAACGGCTCCAGGGTCGCGGTCGTCGACGGCGGCAACCAGATCCCCGGCGCCGTGGTGACGCACTCGGTCACCCTGCCGTCCAGCGGCAGGCAGACCGTGCTGGCCATCTGGAACATCGGTGACACCACGAACGCGTTCTACTCCTGCGTGGACGTGACCGCGGGCTGA
- a CDS encoding aKG-HExxH-type peptide beta-hydroxylase yields the protein MPAATATPDTRAQLCSAVLAGPADRRAPQALRDRALAERKEHLLVLRHALATSAPSGFPAGCADRAWHVLVAADDADPGATADVLLSPPVGLWLVRALRRLALGLTSGPRARPDLGALSAVAAAAALRAGVPFQLDVPVAHGVVTLPTVGWFTLPPGPADRNPTHLPLRHDGGRFALDTPAGAPEAAFRRVDAHRCATGGRPLTAVLEDVDPHRAFTDPVPPAPLDERGRARWTGLLDRAWELLERCAPDHAAELAGGPLTLVPPTGAEHDGSSSAAAFGAVALPETTTATGLAELLVRERQHGKLSALAGVVRLHEADATPRFHVPWRDDPRPLGAVLHGIYALTGVAELWHGLRAGLPAEQRADAEYAFALRRAQVRVAVANVLGEPALTAEGRALLAASAHRLDACADQPSVEVVRAVDRVVAEQLVLWRIRHVRPYPADVSCLTGAWLERRPKPFRLQVRTEVHPTGADLPEVDPSGVGRAPARAALLRALATGRGMPVADEVDAACARGDVRTAVAGYRKRLLAEPDDLQAWAGLALASRREALLTVPEVVRAVHADALARTGTPPDPLLLADWVGER from the coding sequence ATGCCCGCGGCCACCGCGACCCCCGACACCCGCGCGCAGCTGTGCTCCGCCGTCCTCGCGGGCCCCGCCGACCGCCGCGCGCCGCAGGCCCTGCGCGACCGCGCGCTGGCCGAGCGCAAGGAGCACCTGCTCGTCCTGCGCCACGCGCTCGCCACCTCCGCCCCCTCGGGCTTCCCCGCCGGGTGCGCCGACCGCGCCTGGCACGTCCTGGTCGCCGCCGACGACGCCGACCCAGGGGCCACCGCCGACGTCCTGCTGTCCCCCCCGGTCGGCCTGTGGCTGGTCAGGGCGCTGCGCAGGCTGGCGCTGGGCCTGACCTCCGGCCCCCGCGCGCGCCCCGACCTCGGCGCGCTGAGCGCGGTGGCCGCCGCCGCGGCGCTGCGCGCGGGCGTGCCGTTCCAGCTCGACGTCCCCGTCGCGCACGGCGTCGTCACCCTGCCCACGGTCGGCTGGTTCACCCTGCCGCCGGGCCCCGCCGACCGGAACCCGACCCACCTGCCGCTGCGCCACGACGGCGGCCGGTTCGCGCTCGACACCCCGGCGGGCGCGCCCGAGGCCGCCTTCCGGCGGGTGGACGCGCACCGCTGCGCCACCGGCGGGCGCCCGCTGACCGCCGTGCTGGAGGACGTCGACCCGCACCGCGCGTTCACCGACCCGGTCCCGCCCGCTCCGCTGGACGAGCGCGGCCGGGCCCGCTGGACCGGGCTGCTCGACCGGGCGTGGGAGCTGCTGGAGCGCTGCGCGCCCGACCACGCGGCCGAGCTGGCGGGCGGTCCGCTCACCCTCGTGCCGCCCACCGGCGCCGAGCACGACGGGTCCTCCTCCGCCGCCGCGTTCGGGGCCGTCGCGCTGCCGGAGACCACGACCGCGACCGGGCTGGCGGAGCTGCTGGTGCGCGAGCGGCAGCACGGCAAGCTCAGCGCGCTCGCGGGCGTGGTGCGGCTGCACGAGGCCGACGCGACGCCGCGCTTCCACGTCCCGTGGCGCGACGACCCGAGGCCGCTCGGCGCGGTGCTGCACGGGATCTACGCGCTGACCGGGGTCGCCGAGCTGTGGCACGGGCTGCGCGCCGGGCTGCCCGCCGAGCAGCGGGCGGACGCCGAGTACGCGTTCGCGCTGCGCAGGGCGCAGGTCCGCGTCGCCGTGGCGAACGTGCTGGGCGAGCCCGCGCTGACCGCCGAGGGCCGCGCGCTGCTGGCCGCCTCGGCGCACCGGCTGGACGCGTGCGCCGACCAGCCGTCCGTGGAGGTGGTGCGGGCGGTGGACCGGGTGGTGGCGGAGCAACTGGTGCTGTGGCGGATCAGGCACGTGCGCCCGTACCCGGCGGACGTGTCCTGCCTGACCGGCGCGTGGCTGGAACGCCGCCCGAAGCCGTTCCGGTTGCAGGTGCGGACCGAAGTTCACCCGACCGGGGCGGATCTGCCGGAGGTCGACCCGTCCGGGGTGGGCCGCGCGCCCGCGCGGGCCGCGCTGCTGCGCGCGCTCGCGACCGGGCGGGGGATGCCGGTGGCGGACGAGGTCGACGCGGCCTGCGCGCGCGGCGACGTCCGCACGGCCGTGGCCGGGTACCGCAAGCGCTTGCTGGCCGAGCCGGACGACCTCCAGGCGTGGGCCGGGTTGGCGCTGGCGTCCCGCCGGGAGGCGCTGCTCACCGTGCCGGAGGTGGTCAGGGCGGTGCACGCGGACGCGCTGGCCCGCACCGGGACCCCGCCGGACCCGCTGCTGCTGGCCGACTGGGTCGGCGAGCGCTGA
- a CDS encoding CsbD family protein, producing MGIDDKASNKAEELKGRAKEGVGEATGNEQWQAEGRAERASGALKQGIEKVKDAFRK from the coding sequence ATGGGGATCGACGACAAGGCGAGCAACAAGGCCGAGGAGCTGAAGGGCCGTGCCAAGGAGGGCGTGGGCGAGGCCACCGGCAACGAGCAGTGGCAGGCCGAGGGCCGCGCGGAGCGCGCGTCCGGCGCCCTGAAGCAGGGCATCGAGAAGGTCAAGGACGCGTTCCGCAAGTAG
- a CDS encoding ANTAR domain-containing protein → MVGDMGQDDSLTARIASLEAEVRGLRNAVQTRTVIGQATGLIAAVQGCTPQQGFQLLVRMSQHHNVKLHTIAVKLIDLAAELGPHRAVRAVQVSEEQNGVPTPVDWPGADVVQAARQLVAAYDAATASSGHEPEARRQLTDQVNLAGQLLAERLTEVGWLPGS, encoded by the coding sequence GTGGTCGGGGACATGGGCCAGGACGATTCGCTGACCGCGCGGATCGCCAGCCTCGAAGCCGAGGTGAGGGGATTGCGCAACGCGGTGCAGACGCGCACCGTGATCGGGCAGGCGACCGGACTCATCGCGGCGGTGCAGGGGTGCACCCCGCAACAGGGGTTCCAGCTGCTGGTCCGCATGTCGCAGCACCACAACGTCAAGCTGCACACCATCGCCGTGAAGCTGATAGACCTCGCGGCCGAGCTCGGGCCGCACCGCGCGGTGCGCGCGGTGCAGGTGTCCGAGGAGCAGAACGGCGTGCCGACCCCCGTCGACTGGCCGGGGGCCGACGTGGTGCAGGCGGCGCGGCAGCTCGTGGCCGCCTACGACGCGGCTACGGCGTCGAGCGGCCACGAGCCCGAAGCGCGAAGACAGCTGACCGACCAGGTGAACCTGGCCGGTCAGCTCCTCGCCGAGCGGCTCACCGAGGTCGGCTGGCTCCCTGGGAGCTGA
- the treZ gene encoding malto-oligosyltrehalose trehalohydrolase: MTFSVWAPDRDGVVVRVDGQDHDMTPVGGGWWYSDASGTDYAFVLDGDALPDPRSLRQPDGVHGPSRAYDHDEFAWTDQRWTGRALPGAVVYELHVGTFTPGGTFDSAVERLDHLADLGITHVEVLPVNSFDGPSGWGYDGVLWGAVHEPYGGPDGFKRFVDACHARGLAVLLDVVYNHLGPSGAYLDRFGPYFAGSNEWGPGLNLDGPGSDEVRRYVVDNALGWLRDFHVDGLRLDAVHALLDRSATHLLEQLAREVDALSTALGRPLTLIAESDLNDARLVTAREGGGYGLHAQWADDLHHALHVALSGETFGYYPDFEGKLATTLERVFLHDGTWSSFRGRAHGRPVDRERLPGYRFLAYLQNHDQIGNRATGDRLTATVSPERLAIGAAIVLCSPYTPMLFMGEEWGARTPWRFFASFPDPQLAEAVRTGRRREFARHGWGESDVPDPVDPATVEASKLDWAEVSRPEHARVLELHRALIRLRREHPELADPRLDRFRVEQRGSVLVLHRGDLRLLCNLAPAGGVPSGEGAVGGAAGAAVGAGAAGGADGALARPGGSRPGAADAGAPGPGARDAEVDLGVAPVAVLLASGEAEVAGQVLSLPAETFAVVQLPGSQPTSVSRSARS, translated from the coding sequence GTGACCTTCTCCGTGTGGGCCCCCGACCGGGACGGCGTCGTCGTCCGGGTCGACGGCCAGGACCACGACATGACCCCCGTCGGCGGCGGCTGGTGGTACAGCGACGCCAGCGGGACCGACTACGCGTTCGTGCTCGACGGCGACGCCCTCCCGGACCCGCGCTCGCTGCGCCAGCCGGACGGGGTGCACGGGCCCTCCCGCGCCTACGACCACGACGAGTTCGCCTGGACGGACCAGAGGTGGACCGGGCGGGCGCTGCCCGGCGCGGTGGTCTACGAGCTGCACGTCGGCACGTTCACCCCCGGCGGCACCTTCGACTCCGCGGTCGAGCGGCTGGACCACCTCGCCGACCTGGGGATCACCCACGTCGAGGTGCTGCCGGTCAACTCCTTCGACGGGCCGTCCGGCTGGGGCTACGACGGCGTGCTGTGGGGCGCGGTGCACGAGCCCTACGGCGGGCCGGACGGGTTCAAGCGGTTCGTGGACGCCTGCCACGCGCGCGGCCTGGCCGTGCTGCTGGACGTCGTCTACAACCACCTCGGGCCGTCCGGCGCGTACCTGGACCGGTTCGGGCCGTACTTCGCGGGCAGCAACGAGTGGGGCCCCGGCCTCAACCTGGACGGCCCCGGCTCCGACGAGGTGCGGCGGTACGTCGTCGACAACGCGCTCGGCTGGCTGCGGGACTTCCACGTCGACGGGCTGCGGCTCGACGCCGTGCACGCCCTGCTCGACCGGTCCGCCACGCACCTGCTGGAGCAGCTGGCCCGCGAGGTCGACGCGCTCTCCACCGCGCTCGGCCGCCCGCTCACCCTCATCGCCGAGTCGGACCTCAACGACGCCCGGCTGGTCACCGCGCGCGAGGGCGGCGGCTACGGGCTGCACGCCCAGTGGGCCGACGACCTGCACCACGCGCTGCACGTCGCCCTGTCCGGCGAGACGTTCGGCTACTACCCGGACTTCGAGGGGAAGCTGGCGACCACGCTGGAGCGGGTGTTCCTGCACGACGGCACGTGGTCGTCGTTCCGGGGGCGCGCGCACGGCAGGCCGGTGGACCGCGAGCGGCTGCCCGGCTACCGGTTCCTCGCCTACCTGCAGAACCACGACCAGATCGGCAACCGGGCCACCGGCGACCGGCTGACCGCGACCGTGTCGCCCGAGCGGCTGGCGATCGGGGCGGCGATCGTGCTGTGCTCCCCGTACACGCCGATGCTGTTCATGGGGGAGGAGTGGGGCGCGCGCACCCCGTGGCGGTTCTTCGCCTCGTTCCCGGACCCCCAGCTCGCGGAGGCGGTCCGGACCGGGCGGCGGCGCGAGTTCGCCCGGCACGGGTGGGGCGAGTCGGACGTGCCCGACCCGGTCGACCCGGCCACCGTCGAGGCGTCCAAGCTGGACTGGGCCGAGGTCTCGCGGCCCGAGCACGCGCGGGTGCTGGAGCTGCACCGGGCCCTGATCCGGCTGCGGCGCGAGCACCCGGAGCTGGCCGATCCGAGGCTGGACCGGTTCCGCGTCGAGCAGCGCGGGTCGGTGCTGGTGCTCCACCGGGGTGATCTGCGGCTGCTGTGCAACCTCGCGCCCGCCGGTGGCGTTCCCAGTGGTGAGGGCGCGGTCGGCGGCGCCGCCGGTGCGGCTGTCGGGGCTGGTGCGGCGGGCGGCGCCGACGGCGCCCTCGCCCGGCCGGGCGGGTCACGGCCGGGCGCTGCCGACGCGGGAGCCCCCGGTCCGGGGGCCCGCGACGCCGAGGTCGACCTCGGCGTCGCGCCCGTCGCCGTCCTGCTCGCCTCGGGTGAGGCGGAGGTGGCGGGACAGGTGCTCAGCCTGCCCGCGGAGACGTTCGCGGTCGTTCAGCTCCCAGGGAGCCAGCCGACCTCGGTGAGCCGCTCGGCGAGGAGCTGA
- the treY gene encoding malto-oligosyltrehalose synthase, translating to MLDYLGALGAGALYASPLLEAVPGSTHGYDVTDPARARADFGGEQGRASLAKAVRAAGLGFVVDIVPNHMAVDSTPVNAWWTDVMEKGQGSPYARYFDIDWSDGTLLLPFAGDEGSEEEHEHYRLAFWRRGNAELNYRRFFDITTLAAVRVEDPEVFEATHGEVLRWVAEGDVTGLRVDHPDGLADPGGYARDLAARSGAWVVVEKILGPDESLPVSWPVAGTTGYDALREVCGLFVDPAGEGPFTDLAVELGVPTDFAAVEHECRALVASTILSAEVRRIAALLEPSLPEGVGAEQAREAVAAVMAAFPVYRSYLPEGEQDWATAVRRAGGPAAEALDAAVRADPTGELATRIQQTSGMVVAKGTEDTAFYRFTRFVALNEVGGAPDRFGVTPEEFHRRAAARESGSPDTMTALSTHDTKRSEDVRARLAVLAEVPDEFAAAVRRWSAAHPIDEPSLNALAWQSLVGAWPVTADRMRAYLEKAAKESKVRTTWVDHDEEFEAAVDAWPAAVLGSDTAGEVAEFVDGIVAAGWSNALGQKLVQLTAPGVPDVYQGTELWDLSLVDPDNRRPVDYAPRRALLERIDSGWLPDVDDSGAAKLLVTSRALRLRGQRPELFRGYRPVPAAGPASAHALAFERTGLITVATRLPVGLARAGGWGSTVLPLPPGEWTDVLTGRVVTGSAPALADLLDRYPVALLVRGDR from the coding sequence GTGCTCGACTACCTCGGCGCCCTCGGCGCGGGAGCCCTCTACGCGTCCCCGCTGCTGGAGGCCGTCCCCGGCTCCACGCACGGCTACGACGTCACCGACCCCGCCCGCGCCCGCGCCGACTTCGGCGGCGAGCAGGGCCGGGCGTCGCTGGCCAAGGCCGTGCGCGCCGCGGGCCTCGGGTTCGTGGTCGACATCGTGCCCAACCACATGGCCGTCGACTCCACCCCGGTCAACGCCTGGTGGACCGACGTCATGGAGAAGGGCCAGGGCTCCCCGTACGCCCGCTACTTCGACATCGACTGGTCCGACGGCACGCTGCTGCTGCCGTTCGCGGGCGACGAGGGGTCCGAGGAGGAGCACGAGCACTACCGGCTCGCGTTCTGGCGGCGCGGCAACGCCGAGCTCAACTACCGCCGGTTCTTCGACATCACGACCCTCGCGGCCGTCCGCGTCGAGGACCCCGAGGTGTTCGAGGCCACCCACGGCGAGGTGCTGCGCTGGGTCGCCGAGGGCGACGTCACCGGCCTGCGCGTCGACCACCCGGACGGCCTCGCCGACCCCGGCGGGTACGCCCGCGACCTGGCCGCGCGCAGCGGCGCGTGGGTCGTCGTGGAGAAGATCCTCGGCCCCGACGAGTCGCTGCCGGTCAGCTGGCCCGTCGCGGGCACCACCGGCTACGACGCGCTGCGCGAGGTGTGCGGGCTGTTCGTCGACCCGGCGGGGGAGGGGCCGTTCACCGACCTCGCGGTCGAGCTGGGCGTGCCCACCGACTTCGCCGCCGTCGAGCACGAGTGCCGGGCGCTGGTCGCGTCCACGATCCTGAGCGCCGAGGTGCGCCGGATCGCCGCGCTGCTCGAACCCTCCCTCCCCGAGGGCGTGGGCGCCGAGCAGGCCCGCGAGGCCGTCGCCGCCGTCATGGCCGCGTTCCCGGTGTACCGCTCCTACCTGCCCGAGGGCGAGCAGGACTGGGCCACCGCCGTGCGCCGCGCGGGCGGCCCGGCCGCCGAGGCGCTCGACGCCGCCGTGCGCGCCGACCCGACCGGCGAGCTGGCCACCCGCATCCAGCAGACCTCCGGCATGGTCGTCGCCAAGGGCACCGAGGACACCGCGTTCTACCGGTTCACCCGGTTCGTGGCCCTCAACGAGGTCGGCGGCGCGCCCGACCGGTTCGGCGTCACCCCCGAGGAGTTCCACCGCAGGGCCGCCGCCCGCGAGTCCGGCTCCCCGGACACCATGACGGCGCTGTCCACGCACGACACCAAGCGCTCCGAGGACGTGCGGGCCCGGCTCGCCGTGCTCGCCGAGGTGCCCGACGAGTTCGCCGCCGCCGTCCGCCGGTGGAGCGCCGCGCACCCCATCGACGAGCCCAGCCTCAACGCGCTGGCCTGGCAGTCGCTGGTGGGCGCCTGGCCGGTCACCGCCGACCGGATGCGCGCCTACCTGGAGAAGGCGGCCAAGGAGTCCAAGGTCCGCACCACCTGGGTCGACCACGACGAGGAGTTCGAGGCCGCCGTCGACGCCTGGCCCGCCGCCGTGCTCGGCTCGGACACGGCGGGCGAGGTCGCCGAGTTCGTGGACGGCATCGTGGCCGCGGGCTGGTCCAACGCGCTCGGCCAGAAGCTCGTGCAGCTCACCGCGCCGGGCGTGCCCGACGTGTACCAGGGCACCGAGCTGTGGGACCTGTCCCTGGTCGACCCGGACAACCGGAGGCCGGTGGACTACGCGCCCCGCCGCGCCCTGCTGGAGCGCATCGACTCCGGCTGGCTGCCCGACGTCGACGACTCCGGCGCGGCCAAGCTCCTGGTCACCTCGCGCGCGCTGCGGCTGCGCGGGCAGCGGCCCGAGCTGTTCCGCGGCTACCGGCCGGTGCCCGCCGCCGGACCCGCCTCGGCGCACGCGCTCGCCTTCGAGCGCACCGGGCTGATCACCGTCGCGACCCGGCTCCCGGTGGGCCTGGCCCGCGCGGGCGGCTGGGGGAGCACCGTCCTGCCGCTGCCGCCGGGCGAGTGGACCGACGTGCTCACCGGCCGCGTGGTGACCGGCTCCGCGCCCGCGCTGGCCGACCTGCTCGACCGCTACCCCGTCGCCCTGCTCGTGCGAGGAGACCGGTGA